In a single window of the Canis lupus familiaris isolate Mischka breed German Shepherd unplaced genomic scaffold, alternate assembly UU_Cfam_GSD_1.0 chrUn_S1925H2124, whole genome shotgun sequence genome:
- the LOC119878802 gene encoding leucine-rich repeat-containing protein 37A2-like: protein MCFLQGSSLTLLHKRCSIQRENQGFFWRRRPLWLRDMYRPLNATRKKNMAQKLHDRDSSDEDEIFNKEPGEKGGAPVEKPRAADSAAEDLGEESDSELRTVIVLK from the exons ATGTGTTTCCTCCAAGGCTCTTCTTTAACTCTGCTGCATAAGAGATGTTCAATCCAACGGGAGAATCAG GGCTTTTTCTGGAGAAGGCGGCCACTTTGGCTTCGGGACATGTACAGACCTCTCAATGCCACACGGAAGAAAAACATGGCACAGAAGCTACACGACAGGGATTCTTCTGATGAGGATGAGATTTTCAACAAGGAACCAGG AGAGAAAGGTGGTGCCCCAGTAGAGAAGCCTCGGGCTGCAGATTCAGCTGCTGAAGACCTGGGTGAGGAGAGCGACAGTGAACTCCGCACCGTCATCGTCCTCAAGTGA